A genomic window from Triticum urartu cultivar G1812 chromosome 7, Tu2.1, whole genome shotgun sequence includes:
- the LOC125519610 gene encoding BTB/POZ and MATH domain-containing protein 2-like: protein MASLRIDETNGTGQSPAAVWRSHEAKTFGARSMSAVAWELAVPEAFQNHESCYVIDDCLTIHCTVEVLQQQLQQQDSTAIKNCLVLVPPAPSICQDFYNHLRERRSPEPDVTFILEDDGTEVQAHKLLLAMRSPVFRAQFLRGDMKERSARRLKISGLTASAFKAMLYFIYTDKQPTPNRRRCLVAMAQDLLVAADLYDLERLRLMCEKVLSESIDVGNVMTTLMLAQGRHSCQQLEASCIEFMVSDPDVYDTVEATEDYKELEKTCPSFINEITKKVAKTAVSRHRSRSSTNNGSKMTTRSVSKYTPSVMMSGTHEFTIQCLSAMRKTHGVGQYIRSGSFQVGGYEWTIEVFPSGYKQDITDSIGIFIRPFIPDDDTKVEASVTLKPIDPTGELPPFPRRNFMHVYAGTNCEGWGWPKFIIAKYANTHYVGHDGSFTVQCQVEVPTESRTSSTIGVGTVMTVPPSNMAWHLEQLLVREEGSDVKFLVEDNEICAHGLVIATRSLVLHEAVESASGRDHVRIDGIRAMAFKAMLHFIYTDELPRVDDLVHMVGDITTMAGEMLAAACRFRLERMKRLCINLLAEKVTTVLSALTTAKVARRHNCLELEEYCRQYMSLPHMTNKVTETCINLFLES from the coding sequence ATGGCTAGCCTCCGGATCGACGAAACGAATGGCACCGGCCAGTCCCCGGCTGCCGTGTGGCGGAGCCACGAGGCCAAGACCTTCGGCGCTCGGTCCATGAGCGCCGTCGCCTGGGAGCTCGCCGTCCCGGAGGCGTTCCAGAACCACGAGTCGTGCTACGTCATCGACGACTGCCTCACCATACATTGCACCGTGGAGGTCCTCcagcagcagctgcagcagcaGGACTCCACCGCCATCAAAAACTGTCTCGTCCTCGTGCCACCGGCGCCGAGCATCTGTCAGGACTTCTACAACCATCTCAGGGAGAGGCGGTCGCCGGAGCCGGACGTGACCTTCATCCTCGAGGACGACGGCACCGAGGTCCAGGCGCACAAGTTGCTGCTGGCCATGCGGTCGCCGGTGTTTCGTGCCCAGTTCCTGCGCGGGGACATGAAGGAGCGGAGCGCGCGGCGCCTCAAGATCAGCGGCCTGACCGCCTCGGCTTTCAAGGCCATGCTCTACTTTATCTACACCGACAAGCAGCCTACACCGAACAGACGAAGATGCCTCGTGGCCATGGCACAGGACCTACTCGTGGCCGCGGATCTCTACGACCTCGAGAGGCTGAGGCTCATGTGCGAGAAGGTACTCTCTGAGAGCATCGACGTAGGCAATGTCATGACAACGCTGATGTTGGCCCAGGGCAGACATAGCTGCCAGCAGCTGGAGGCATCCTGCATCGAGTTCATGGTGTCTGACCCCGACGTGTACGACACCGTGGAGGCCACCGAGGACTACAAGGAACTCGAAAAGACATGCCCCTCTTTTATAAACGAGATCACCAAGAAAGTAGCCAAGACCGCAGTTTCCCGCCACAGATCTCGTTCTTCCACCAACAATGGTAGCAAGATGACAACGAGAAGCGTGTCAAAGTATACCCCATCGGTGATGATGAGCGGCACACACGAGTTCACCATCCAATGCTTGAGTGCCATGAGAAAGACGCATGGTGTGGGTCAGTACATCCGATCTGGTAGTTTTCAAGTTGGGGGTTATGAGTGGACCATAGAGGTGTTCCCTTCAGGATATAAACAGGACATCACCGATAGTATTGGTATCTTCATCAGGCCCTTCATTCCTGACGATGATACAAAGGTAGAAGCATCAGTGACTTTAAAGCCCATTGACCCCACAGGTGAGTTGCCGCCGTTTCCTCGCCGTAATTTTATGCACGTCTATGCTGGCACGAACTGCGAGGGCTGGGGGTGGCCAAAGTTCATCATCGCAAAATATGCCAACACACACTACGTGGGACATGACGGCTCTTTCACCGTACAATGTCAAGTTGAGGTACCTACAGAGTCCCGCACTAGTAGCACCATCGGCGTAGGCACCGTCATGACGGTGCCACCGTCAAATATGGCATGGCATCTTGAGCAACTGTTGGTGAGGGAGGAGGGCTCGGACGTGAAGTTCCTGGTCGAGGACAATGAGATCTGCGCCCACGGGCTTGTGATAGCGACGCGGTCACTAGTGCTACACGAGGCGGTGGAATCAGCTAGCGGCAGAGACCATGTAAGGATCGATGGAATAAGAGCCATGGCTTTCAAGGCCATGCTCCACTTCATCTACACTGACGAGTTGCCTCGTGTCGATGACCTAGTCCATATGGTCGGAGATATCACAACGATGGCCGGAGAGATGCTCGCGGCAGCGTGCCGGTTCCGACTGGAGAGGATGAAGCGGCTGTGCATAAACTTGCTAGCCGAGAAGGTTACAACCGTGCTGAGTGCGCTGACCACGGCGAAGGTGGCACGACGTCACAACTGCCTGGAGTTGGAAGAATACTGTAGGCAGTACATGTCGTTGCCACACATGACAAATAAAGTTACAGAAACTTGTATCAACCTGTTCTTAGAATCTTAA